The DNA region TTTTAAGCTTTCTTTGTTTTCATTTATCTTGCTTTCAAGCTCAGTTTTTAAAGGCTCTAGTTTTTGATTAAGTTCAGCTTCATCAATGCCAGCTTTAAAATTTGAAAGGCTTTCATTTATCAGCTCATTTGCCTTGCTCTCATCTATCTTCAAATCTAGCTTTTCATTCACAGGGTTTAAGGCTGTGTTTATGAGAGCATTTACAGCCTTTTCATCCACACTTTGCGTGGCTAGGGCTTGATTGATTTTAGAGCTTATGCTTGCTTCATCTATGCCTTTTAAAGTAAGCTTTTCATCGATTTTAGTGCTTAATAAAGCTTCATCGATAGTTCCAGCTTCGCCACGCTCTCCTTGTATGCCTTGAAGTCCTTGTTCGCCCTTTTCACCCTTTTCGCCTTTTTCGCCTTTTTCGCCTTTTGGCAAAAGTTCTTTATTTTGTTTTAAAAACTCTTTTAAAGCCTCTTCATCAAAACTTAAATCAAGCTCTTTAAGCTCTTCTTGAATGAGCTTTTGAATTTGTGCTTCATCAGCACCCTCAAGCTTTTCAAGCTCTTTAGAAAGCAAGCTTAATCTTTGCTCGGTTAAGCTCTTAAAAGGCTCAAGGGATTTTAAAGCCTCAGCTATAAGCTCTTGCACCTGCTCTTTGTCTAGTTCTTTTTCAAGCGGTGGCTTGATAGGAGAAGACGGGTTTAAAAGCTGATTTTTAGTAGGATTGTAAAAGACCTCGTAGCTCACTTACCCTCCTTTTTAAAAAGAAATTTCAAGGTGTGATAAAGATTGCAAGCGTTGTAAAAAAGCTTGATTTTAAGCTTGCTTACGCCGATTGTATGCATCGCTTCTTTAAACATGAGATCAGCAAGCTTGTAATCTTTTCTTGAGCTAGCTTTTTCACATAAAAAGTCATGCACCACAACCGCACTTAAATACTCAGGCGAGTTTGGCGGAAAAAAGCTCCACAAAAAGCGTGGGATATCTGCTCCGTTTGTGATAAAGCCAGCTTTAATGCTAAGCTCATAAAGTCCAAAAAAGCCCTCTTTATTTAGCAAAATGGCACATTCATAATCTTGCATAAGCTCGTATTTGTCTTTTGAATGCGGCTTTACAACAACTCTTCTTACCTCGCTCATCTTACTCCTCCCAGATAAACTCAAGCCTTGCAAAAGGTAGATTTATAGCTTGTATATGATAAAAAGCATTTTTTGCATGTTTTTCGTAGTGATACTCACGCATGGCTTTTGTGGTGAAAAAAAGAAAATTTCTAGAGTCTTTTTCGTAATTTTTAGCATTTGCTCTTAAAAAATCACTAATATCCAAAACATAATACCCATTCACATTCAAAGCCTCATTTTCTAGC from Campylobacter sp. MIT 99-7217 includes:
- a CDS encoding DUF1353 domain-containing protein is translated as MSEVRRVVVKPHSKDKYELMQDYECAILLNKEGFFGLYELSIKAGFITNGADIPRFLWSFFPPNSPEYLSAVVVHDFLCEKASSRKDYKLADLMFKEAMHTIGVSKLKIKLFYNACNLYHTLKFLFKKEGK